A stretch of Kaistella flava (ex Peng et al. 2021) DNA encodes these proteins:
- a CDS encoding GLPGLI family protein translates to MKEKISGLFILLNLICFGQQSKQINITNVVCKYNVEFLKDTLNLESKTSEVMVLQIGDQVSLYKSQQKRATDSLRNLSLQNSFETAKTSGSLVVDFSKIPSVNLVHEVYKDHQEVQVFDKILKDQFVYAAYNKIDWKVGRAKKRIGDYECTEAKGIYNGRNYTAWFTSEIPIAEGPYTFKGLPGLILEVYDSEKYFFITLLSIQNLTEKIKPIDRVIKTNYADFIKKRKQVDENPVAEFQKISNTPLSKEIKDKLSENRKKKNNYLD, encoded by the coding sequence ATGAAAGAAAAAATATCGGGGTTATTTATTTTACTAAATTTAATCTGTTTTGGTCAGCAATCAAAACAGATTAATATTACCAATGTTGTTTGTAAATATAATGTTGAATTTTTAAAGGACACTTTGAATCTTGAAAGCAAAACGAGTGAGGTTATGGTTTTGCAAATAGGAGATCAGGTTTCGCTTTATAAAAGTCAGCAAAAAAGGGCAACAGATTCATTAAGGAATTTATCGCTTCAAAATAGTTTTGAAACAGCAAAGACAAGTGGTAGCTTGGTGGTTGATTTCTCTAAAATACCCAGTGTCAATTTAGTTCACGAGGTATACAAAGATCATCAAGAGGTACAGGTTTTTGATAAGATTTTAAAGGATCAGTTTGTTTATGCAGCTTATAATAAAATTGACTGGAAAGTTGGGAGAGCGAAAAAGCGAATTGGAGACTATGAATGCACAGAAGCGAAGGGGATTTATAATGGTCGTAATTATACCGCTTGGTTCACAAGCGAAATTCCTATTGCAGAAGGACCCTATACATTTAAAGGTTTGCCGGGTTTGATTCTTGAAGTCTATGATTCTGAAAAATATTTCTTTATTACATTGCTATCTATTCAAAACTTGACAGAAAAGATAAAGCCAATAGATCGGGTCATTAAAACGAATTATGCTGACTTTATTAAGAAGCGAAAACAAGTAGATGAAAATCCAGTAGCTGAATTTCAAAAAATTTCAAATACACCTTTAAGTAAAGAAATAAAAGATAAACTATCTGAAAATAGAAAAAAGAAGAATAATTATTTAGATTAA
- the rplC gene encoding 50S ribosomal protein L3, with the protein MSGIIGKKIGMTSLFDEAGKNIPCTVIQAGPCSVLQVRTVEKDGYKAAQLGFDDKSEKNVGKALAGHFKKAGSAPKAKLVEFYHEFVDTLSVGDEVKVNLFAQGEYVDVTGTSKGKGFQGVVKRHNFAGVMQATHGQHNRLRAPGSIGAGSDPSRVFKGMRMAGRMGGKQVTVSNLEVLRVDEEQNLLVVKGAVPGAKNSYVIIRKWN; encoded by the coding sequence ATGTCAGGTATTATTGGTAAAAAGATCGGGATGACATCGCTGTTTGACGAAGCTGGGAAGAATATTCCTTGTACCGTTATTCAAGCAGGTCCATGCTCGGTTTTACAGGTCAGAACCGTTGAAAAGGATGGGTACAAAGCTGCTCAACTTGGTTTCGATGACAAGAGTGAAAAGAACGTTGGTAAAGCGTTAGCCGGCCACTTCAAAAAGGCAGGTTCAGCTCCAAAAGCTAAATTGGTGGAATTCTATCATGAATTCGTAGACACCTTAAGCGTAGGAGACGAAGTAAAAGTGAACTTATTTGCTCAAGGTGAATATGTTGACGTAACAGGAACTTCAAAAGGTAAAGGTTTCCAAGGGGTTGTGAAAAGACATAACTTTGCGGGGGTAATGCAAGCAACTCACGGACAGCACAACAGATTAAGAGCCCCGGGTTCAATCGGTGCAGGTTCAGATCCATCAAGAGTATTCAAAGGAATGCGTATGGCGGGGAGAATGGGTGGTAAGCAAGTTACCGTATCAAACCTAGAAGTGTTAAGAGTAGATGAAGAACAAAATCTTTTAGTAGTAAAAGGTGCTGTTCCGGGAGCGAAAAATTCTTATGTAATTATCAGAAAATGGAACTAG
- the rplD gene encoding 50S ribosomal protein L4 — MELVVFNTSGKETGRSVTLDETIFGIEPNQHAVYLEVKQYLAAQRQGTHKSKERNEISGSTKKLKKQKGSGSARYGSIKSPIFKGGGRIFGPKPRDYRFKLNKALKRLAKKSVLSQKMRDNSIKVLEAFNFDAPKTKEFITLNNALGFEGKKSLYILPEANKNVYLSSRNLAKVKVLTYNEISSYDLVHAGEIIFLEGAVEKFQENLRK; from the coding sequence ATGGAACTAGTAGTATTTAATACATCAGGAAAAGAAACCGGAAGAAGTGTAACTCTTGACGAAACTATCTTCGGAATTGAGCCAAACCAACACGCGGTTTACTTAGAGGTTAAGCAATATCTTGCAGCACAAAGACAAGGTACGCACAAATCAAAAGAAAGAAACGAAATCTCAGGATCAACTAAGAAACTTAAGAAACAAAAAGGTTCAGGTTCTGCAAGATACGGTAGTATCAAATCCCCAATCTTCAAAGGAGGAGGTAGAATTTTCGGTCCAAAACCAAGAGACTACAGATTCAAGTTGAATAAGGCTTTGAAAAGATTAGCTAAAAAATCTGTTCTTTCACAAAAAATGAGAGATAATTCAATTAAAGTATTAGAAGCTTTCAATTTTGATGCTCCTAAAACTAAAGAATTTATCACATTGAACAATGCGTTAGGATTTGAAGGTAAAAAATCTCTTTACATCTTACCAGAAGCGAACAAAAATGTTTATTTGTCTTCAAGAAACTTAGCGAAAGTTAAAGTTTTGACTTATAACGAAATCAGTTCTTACGATTTGGTACACGCAGGAGAGATCATATTCTTAGAAGGTGCAGTAGAAAAATTCCAAGAAAATTTAAGAAAATAA
- the rplW gene encoding 50S ribosomal protein L23, whose translation MSIIIKPIISEKANYLTDLRGQYSFLVNPKSNKIQIKKAIELAYGVKVADISTMIYAPKVSSKHTKKGLQVGKTSKLKKAVVALVEGEVIDIFATN comes from the coding sequence ATGTCTATTATTATTAAACCAATCATCTCAGAAAAAGCAAACTATCTTACAGATTTGAGAGGACAATATTCTTTTTTAGTTAACCCTAAATCGAATAAAATCCAGATCAAAAAAGCGATAGAACTTGCTTACGGTGTAAAAGTAGCAGACATTAGTACAATGATTTATGCTCCTAAAGTTTCTTCGAAACACACCAAAAAAGGATTACAAGTTGGGAAAACCAGCAAATTGAAAAAAGCAGTTGTTGCTCTTGTAGAAGGAGAAGTAATTGACATTTTTGCAACCAACTAA
- the rplB gene encoding 50S ribosomal protein L2 yields the protein MSVRKLKPITPGQRFRVVNNFDEITTNKPEKSLTVGISKSGGRNNTGKMTMRYTGGGHKQKYRIIDFKRNKFDVEATVKTVEYDPNRTAFIALLEYADGEKRYIIAPTGIKVDQKVISSETAEPNVGNAMKLKNIPLGTVISCIELKPGQGGIMARSAGSSAQLTSRDKKYVIIKLPSGESRMVLGECMAMIGAVSNHDHMLTVSGKAGRSRWLGRRPRTRPVVMNPVDHPMGGGEGKSSGGHPRSRNGMPSKGYKTRKKNKASNRHIISKRK from the coding sequence ATGTCTGTTAGAAAATTAAAACCTATCACCCCGGGACAGAGATTCAGAGTTGTTAACAACTTTGATGAAATTACTACCAACAAACCAGAGAAATCTCTAACAGTTGGTATTAGTAAGTCAGGTGGTCGTAACAATACTGGTAAAATGACCATGCGTTACACCGGAGGTGGACACAAACAAAAATACAGAATTATCGACTTCAAAAGAAACAAGTTTGATGTTGAAGCTACGGTAAAAACTGTTGAGTATGATCCAAACAGAACTGCTTTCATCGCTCTATTAGAATATGCAGACGGAGAGAAGAGATATATCATCGCTCCAACTGGTATCAAAGTAGATCAGAAAGTTATCTCCTCAGAAACCGCAGAACCAAATGTTGGTAATGCAATGAAGTTGAAAAATATTCCTTTAGGAACTGTTATTTCTTGTATCGAATTGAAGCCTGGTCAAGGTGGAATTATGGCAAGAAGTGCAGGATCATCGGCACAGTTAACTTCAAGAGATAAGAAATACGTTATCATTAAATTACCTTCAGGAGAATCTAGAATGGTTCTTGGTGAATGTATGGCAATGATTGGTGCAGTATCTAACCACGATCACATGCTTACCGTTTCTGGTAAAGCAGGTAGAAGCAGATGGTTGGGTAGAAGACCTAGAACAAGACCAGTAGTAATGAACCCTGTCGATCACCCAATGGGAGGTGGAGAAGGTAAGTCTTCTGGAGGTCACCCAAGATCAAGAAATGGTATGCCTTCTAAAGGTTACAAAACCAGAAAGAAAAACAAAGCATCTAACCGTCACATCATATCTAAAAGAAAATAA
- the rpsS gene encoding 30S ribosomal protein S19, with protein sequence MSRSLKKGPFIHHTLDKKVQTNIEAGKKTVIKTWSRASMISPDFVGQTIAVHNGKSFIPVYVTENMVGHKLGEFSPTRSFRGHGGNKNKGGR encoded by the coding sequence ATGTCAAGATCACTTAAAAAAGGACCTTTCATTCATCACACTTTAGATAAGAAGGTTCAGACAAATATAGAGGCTGGTAAGAAAACAGTAATCAAAACTTGGTCTAGAGCATCAATGATCTCTCCGGACTTCGTTGGACAAACCATCGCAGTACACAACGGGAAATCTTTTATCCCAGTTTATGTAACTGAAAACATGGTAGGTCATAAGTTAGGCGAATTTTCTCCGACAAGATCTTTTAGAGGTCACGGCGGTAACAAAAATAAAGGAGGTAGATAA
- the rplV gene encoding 50S ribosomal protein L22 encodes MGSRKRESALARKIANQDVAKALHNDCPSSPRKMRLVVDIIRGVEVDKALSILKYSKKDASNKLEKVLLSAMANWQSKNEGADIEEANLIVKEIMVDSARQLKRLRPAPQGRGHRIRKRSNHITLILGTKDNK; translated from the coding sequence ATGGGATCAAGAAAAAGAGAAAGTGCATTAGCACGTAAAATAGCAAACCAAGATGTAGCAAAAGCGTTACATAATGACTGCCCTTCTTCGCCAAGAAAAATGAGATTAGTAGTTGATATCATTAGAGGAGTAGAAGTAGATAAAGCGTTGAGTATCCTTAAATATTCCAAGAAAGATGCTTCTAACAAATTAGAGAAAGTACTTCTTTCTGCGATGGCTAACTGGCAATCAAAGAACGAAGGTGCTGATATCGAAGAAGCAAACTTAATCGTAAAAGAAATTATGGTTGACAGTGCAAGACAATTGAAGAGACTAAGACCAGCACCACAAGGTAGAGGTCATAGAATCAGAAAAAGATCAAACCACATCACTTTAATTTTAGGAACTAAAGATAATAAATAA
- the rpsC gene encoding 30S ribosomal protein S3: MGQKTNPIGNRLGIIRGWDSNWYGGKDYGDRIAEDYKIRRYLEARLSKGGISKIYIERTLKLVTITITTARPGLIIGKGGQEVDKLKEELKKLTDKDIQINIFEIKRPELDAVLVADSIAKQIENRISYRRAVKMAIQSTMRMGAEGIKVQISGRLNGAEMARSENFKEGRIPLSTFRADIDYHIGEALTQYGKLGVKVWIMKGEVYGKRDLSPLVGQQKKAPAGRGDRNDRGDRGDRRPRDRK; this comes from the coding sequence ATGGGACAGAAGACAAATCCAATTGGTAACAGATTAGGTATCATCAGAGGATGGGATTCAAACTGGTATGGTGGTAAAGATTATGGAGACAGAATCGCAGAAGACTACAAGATCAGAAGATACCTTGAGGCAAGATTATCTAAAGGTGGAATTTCAAAAATCTACATCGAGAGAACATTGAAATTAGTAACCATTACAATTACTACTGCTAGACCGGGATTAATTATCGGTAAAGGAGGACAGGAAGTTGATAAATTAAAAGAAGAATTAAAAAAATTGACGGATAAAGATATCCAGATCAATATCTTCGAAATCAAAAGACCTGAACTTGACGCAGTTTTAGTTGCTGACAGTATTGCAAAACAAATCGAAAATAGAATTTCTTACAGAAGAGCTGTGAAAATGGCAATTCAAAGTACCATGAGAATGGGAGCTGAAGGAATCAAAGTTCAGATTTCTGGTAGATTAAACGGAGCTGAGATGGCAAGAAGCGAAAACTTCAAAGAAGGAAGAATTCCATTGTCAACTTTTAGAGCAGATATCGATTACCATATCGGTGAAGCACTTACTCAGTACGGTAAACTAGGAGTGAAAGTTTGGATTATGAAAGGTGAAGTATACGGTAAACGTGACCTTAGCCCACTAGTAGGACAACAGAAAAAAGCACCTGCAGGAAGAGGAGATAGAAATGATAGAGGGGACAGAGGCGATAGAAGACCAAGAGATAGAAAATAA
- the rplP gene encoding 50S ribosomal protein L16, with amino-acid sequence MLQPRRTKFRKVHKMKMKGIAQRGSQLAYGTFGIKANEGAWITARQIEAARIAATRYMKREGQLWIKVFPDKPITKKPAEVRMGKGKGAVEYWVSVVKPGKIMFEVGGVSYEVAKEALRLAAQKLPVTTRFVVANDFVQPN; translated from the coding sequence ATGTTACAACCAAGAAGAACCAAATTCCGTAAAGTTCACAAGATGAAAATGAAGGGGATTGCCCAAAGAGGTAGTCAACTTGCATACGGAACTTTCGGGATCAAAGCTAACGAAGGAGCTTGGATCACTGCAAGACAAATTGAAGCGGCGCGTATTGCTGCAACAAGATATATGAAAAGAGAAGGTCAGTTATGGATCAAAGTATTTCCAGACAAGCCTATTACTAAAAAACCAGCCGAAGTAAGGATGGGGAAAGGTAAAGGTGCTGTGGAATATTGGGTATCTGTAGTGAAACCTGGTAAAATTATGTTTGAAGTAGGTGGTGTATCTTACGAAGTAGCGAAAGAAGCTCTTCGTTTAGCAGCACAAAAACTTCCTGTTACTACAAGATTTGTAGTTGCTAACGATTTTGTTCAACCTAATTAA
- the rpmC gene encoding 50S ribosomal protein L29 yields MKKADIKNLSAGDIQNKLAEVKADFNKMKLSHSISPIENPIQIKDMRRLIARLETELTLKQQS; encoded by the coding sequence ATGAAAAAAGCTGACATCAAAAATCTAAGCGCAGGAGATATTCAAAACAAATTGGCTGAAGTAAAAGCAGATTTCAATAAAATGAAATTGTCTCACAGCATCAGCCCGATTGAAAATCCAATTCAAATTAAAGACATGAGAAGATTGATCGCTCGTCTGGAAACTGAATTAACACTAAAACAACAATCATAA
- the rpsQ gene encoding 30S ribosomal protein S17, producing the protein MMDRNLRKERIGIVSSNKMEKTIVVSETTRVKHPMYGKFVLKTKKYTAHDENNECTEGDTVLITETRPLSKSKRWRLVRIIEKAK; encoded by the coding sequence ATCATGGATAGAAATTTAAGAAAAGAAAGAATCGGAATCGTTTCTAGCAATAAAATGGAAAAAACCATTGTTGTAAGTGAAACGACGAGAGTAAAGCACCCGATGTATGGTAAATTCGTTTTGAAAACGAAAAAATATACCGCTCATGATGAGAACAACGAGTGTACTGAAGGCGATACAGTATTAATTACTGAAACAAGACCTTTAAGTAAAAGTAAGAGATGGAGATTAGTAAGAATCATTGAAAAAGCTAAGTAA
- the rplN gene encoding 50S ribosomal protein L14, with amino-acid sequence MLQTESRLKVADNTGAKEVLVIRVLGGTRRRYASVGDKVVVTIKDSSPQGTAKKGTISKAVVVRTKKAVRRKDGSYIKFDDNACVLLNATGEMRGTRVFGPVARELRDKEYMKVISLAPEVL; translated from the coding sequence ATGTTACAAACCGAATCAAGATTAAAAGTTGCTGATAACACAGGTGCCAAAGAAGTACTAGTTATTAGAGTTCTAGGAGGAACTAGAAGAAGATATGCTTCAGTTGGTGATAAAGTAGTAGTTACTATCAAAGATTCTTCACCACAAGGAACTGCAAAAAAAGGAACTATTTCTAAAGCAGTAGTTGTAAGAACTAAAAAAGCAGTAAGAAGAAAAGATGGATCATACATCAAATTTGACGACAACGCTTGTGTTCTTTTGAATGCTACTGGTGAAATGAGAGGAACCAGAGTTTTCGGTCCAGTGGCTCGTGAACTAAGAGACAAAGAATATATGAAAGTCATTTCATTAGCTCCAGAAGTACTTTAA
- the rplX gene encoding 50S ribosomal protein L24 translates to MTKLKIKRGDNVIITTGKKEIKGKKGEVIEVIRKEGKDARVIIAGLNIVKKHTKPSAGNPQGGIVEKEASIHISNVMLIDKNGKATKTGSKVEGDKKVRVAKSTGETL, encoded by the coding sequence ATGACAAAGTTAAAAATCAAAAGAGGAGATAACGTAATCATCACTACCGGAAAGAAAGAAATTAAAGGTAAAAAAGGTGAGGTTATTGAAGTGATCAGAAAAGAAGGCAAAGACGCTAGAGTAATTATTGCAGGTTTAAATATTGTTAAAAAACATACTAAACCATCTGCAGGAAATCCACAAGGCGGAATTGTAGAAAAAGAAGCATCAATCCATATTTCAAACGTTATGCTTATCGACAAAAACGGTAAAGCTACTAAAACAGGAAGTAAGGTAGAGGGTGATAAAAAAGTGAGAGTTGCTAAATCAACCGGTGAAACTTTATAA
- the rplE gene encoding 50S ribosomal protein L5, which translates to MEYIARPKQIYKEKIVPTMMEEFGYKSVMQVPKLLKIVVSQGLGAATADKKIVDYGIEELTAITGQKAVGTLSKKDEAAFKLRKGMPVGARVTLRANQMYEFLDRLTSSALPRIRDFNGIKADGFDGRGNYNLGITEQIIFPEIAIDKVKKIQGMDITFVTSAKTDKEAKSLLTHFGMPFKKN; encoded by the coding sequence ATGGAATATATAGCAAGACCAAAACAAATATATAAAGAGAAAATTGTTCCTACAATGATGGAAGAATTTGGGTACAAATCTGTTATGCAGGTTCCTAAATTACTTAAAATCGTTGTGTCACAAGGTTTGGGTGCAGCAACAGCTGACAAGAAAATTGTTGATTACGGAATTGAAGAACTTACAGCAATCACCGGTCAAAAAGCAGTTGGAACTCTTTCTAAGAAAGATGAAGCAGCTTTTAAATTAAGAAAAGGAATGCCTGTAGGAGCTAGAGTTACTTTAAGAGCAAATCAAATGTATGAGTTCTTAGACCGATTAACTTCTTCAGCTTTGCCACGTATCCGTGATTTTAACGGTATTAAAGCAGACGGTTTTGACGGAAGAGGAAATTACAACTTAGGGATTACTGAGCAAATCATCTTCCCAGAGATTGCAATTGACAAAGTGAAAAAAATCCAAGGGATGGACATTACTTTCGTAACTTCGGCAAAAACTGACAAAGAAGCTAAATCACTATTAACGCATTTCGGTATGCCTTTCAAAAAGAACTAA
- the rpsN gene encoding 30S ribosomal protein S14, with the protein MAKESMKARERKREATVAKYAEKRKALKEAGDYAGLQLLPKDASPVRLHNRCKLTGRPRGYMRTFGLSRVTFREMANKGLIPGVKKASW; encoded by the coding sequence ATGGCTAAAGAATCAATGAAAGCGCGTGAGCGCAAAAGAGAAGCTACGGTAGCAAAATACGCAGAGAAAAGAAAAGCTTTGAAAGAAGCTGGAGACTATGCAGGTTTGCAATTACTTCCGAAAGATGCTTCACCAGTAAGACTACACAACAGATGTAAATTAACAGGAAGACCAAGAGGTTACATGAGAACATTCGGTCTTTCTAGAGTAACTTTCAGAGAAATGGCCAATAAAGGTCTTATCCCGGGAGTGAAAAAAGCTAGTTGGTAA
- the rpsH gene encoding 30S ribosomal protein S8, with the protein MVTDPISDFLTRVRNAQSAGHKVVDIPASKIKKEITKILFDQGYILNYKFEDNAVQGNIKIALKYDKTTNKPIIKSIQRASRPGLRQYKGSGELPRVLNGLGIAIISTSRGVMTDKKARQEKVGGEVICYVY; encoded by the coding sequence ATGGTAACAGATCCAATTTCAGATTTCCTAACCAGAGTAAGGAACGCACAAAGCGCAGGCCACAAAGTGGTGGATATTCCTGCATCGAAAATTAAAAAGGAGATTACAAAAATTTTGTTTGATCAAGGTTATATTTTGAACTACAAGTTCGAAGATAACGCTGTTCAAGGAAACATCAAAATCGCTTTAAAGTACGACAAAACAACCAACAAACCAATCATCAAAAGCATCCAGAGAGCTTCAAGACCAGGTTTGAGACAATACAAAGGATCAGGTGAACTACCAAGAGTATTGAACGGTTTGGGTATTGCAATTATCTCAACTTCAAGAGGAGTGATGACAGATAAAAAAGCACGTCAGGAAAAAGTTGGTGGAGAAGTAATCTGCTATGTTTATTAA
- the rplF gene encoding 50S ribosomal protein L6: MSRIGKSIIEIPANVTVTEKDGLVTVKGPKGELTQQLEEGITLKQEDGILTLDRPSESKSHKALHGLYRALINNMVLGTSEGWTKKLELVGVGYRASNQGNRLDLALGFSHGIVMDLPKEIVLETLSEKGKNPIITLTSFDKQLLGMVAAKIRSFRKPEPYKGKGVRFVGEIVRRKAGKSA; this comes from the coding sequence ATGTCAAGAATTGGTAAATCAATTATAGAAATTCCCGCTAATGTTACCGTAACCGAGAAAGACGGATTGGTAACTGTGAAAGGACCGAAAGGAGAACTTACACAGCAATTAGAAGAAGGAATCACTCTAAAGCAAGAAGACGGGATTCTAACTTTAGACCGTCCGTCGGAATCAAAATCACACAAAGCATTACACGGTCTTTACAGAGCGTTAATCAATAACATGGTTCTAGGTACTTCCGAAGGTTGGACAAAAAAACTAGAATTAGTAGGGGTAGGATACAGAGCATCTAATCAAGGAAACAGATTAGACTTAGCTTTAGGATTCTCTCACGGTATTGTAATGGATCTTCCTAAAGAAATCGTGTTAGAAACATTATCTGAAAAAGGTAAAAACCCAATCATTACTTTAACATCTTTCGACAAACAATTATTAGGAATGGTAGCTGCAAAGATTAGATCTTTCAGAAAACCAGAACCATATAAAGGAAAAGGAGTTAGATTCGTTGGAGAAATTGTAAGACGTAAAGCTGGTAAATCTGCTTAA
- the rplR gene encoding 50S ribosomal protein L18, translated as MALSKVQKRNRIKRRVRGKISGSAELPRLSVYKSNKEIYAQLIDDKDGKTLASASSRALNAKGNKVEISAEVGKAIAEKAKAVGIEKIVFDRNGFVYHGRVKALADGAREGGLKF; from the coding sequence ATGGCACTAAGCAAAGTACAAAAAAGAAATAGAATTAAAAGAAGAGTAAGAGGAAAAATCTCTGGCTCTGCTGAATTACCAAGATTATCTGTTTATAAAAGCAATAAAGAAATTTACGCTCAATTGATCGACGATAAAGATGGTAAAACTTTAGCTTCAGCTTCATCAAGAGCGCTGAATGCAAAAGGAAACAAAGTAGAAATCTCTGCAGAAGTTGGTAAAGCAATCGCTGAAAAAGCTAAAGCTGTAGGAATTGAAAAAATAGTGTTCGACAGAAACGGATTCGTATACCATGGTAGAGTGAAAGCTTTAGCTGACGGTGCGAGAGAAGGCGGACTAAAATTCTAA
- the rpsE gene encoding 30S ribosomal protein S5 translates to MLGLDNIEKIKPGGLELKDRLVSVNRVTKVTKGGRAFGFSAIVVVGDEAGTVGFGLGKSKEVASAIAKAVEDAKKNLVKIPMKEHTIPHQTSARYGGADIFLRPATHGTGVIAGGTVRMVLESCGIKDILSKSKGSSNPHNVVKATFKALLDIRKPEEIARLRGISLDKVFNG, encoded by the coding sequence ATGTTAGGACTAGATAATATAGAAAAAATAAAACCGGGAGGATTAGAACTTAAAGATCGTCTCGTTTCAGTAAACAGAGTTACGAAAGTAACTAAAGGAGGTAGAGCTTTCGGATTTTCTGCAATCGTGGTTGTAGGAGACGAAGCTGGAACAGTAGGATTTGGTTTAGGAAAATCTAAAGAAGTAGCTTCAGCTATTGCAAAAGCAGTAGAAGATGCTAAGAAAAATTTAGTGAAAATTCCTATGAAAGAACATACTATCCCTCACCAAACATCTGCAAGATACGGCGGTGCTGATATCTTCTTAAGACCTGCAACTCATGGTACTGGTGTAATAGCTGGTGGTACAGTTCGTATGGTATTAGAATCTTGTGGTATTAAAGACATTCTGTCTAAATCTAAAGGATCATCTAACCCACATAACGTTGTGAAAGCTACTTTCAAAGCATTATTGGATATTAGAAAACCAGAAGAAATCGCAAGACTTAGAGGTATTTCATTAGATAAAGTGTTTAACGGTTAA
- the rpmD gene encoding 50S ribosomal protein L30: MAKIQIKQVRSAIGRTKTQKRTLEALGLKKLHQVVEHDDTPAILGMVAAVGHLLEVKK, translated from the coding sequence ATGGCAAAAATTCAAATCAAACAAGTAAGAAGCGCTATTGGTAGAACCAAAACTCAAAAGAGAACGCTTGAAGCATTAGGATTGAAAAAACTTCACCAAGTGGTAGAACATGACGATACTCCTGCAATTTTAGGAATGGTAGCGGCAGTTGGTCACTTATTAGAAGTAAAAAAATAG
- the rplO gene encoding 50S ribosomal protein L15 has translation MNLNNIRPAAGSTHSTKRIGRGQGSGKGGTAGKGHNGQQARAGYSQKIGFEGGQMPLQRRLPKFGFNNINRKEYRGINVDTLQLLADSQNITEITQEVLVANGLAKKSEIVKIMGRGELKAGISVSAHKFTKSAEEAIAKAGGKAITL, from the coding sequence ATGAATTTAAATAATATTAGACCTGCAGCAGGTTCTACTCACAGTACTAAAAGAATCGGTAGAGGACAAGGTAGTGGTAAAGGGGGAACAGCTGGGAAAGGTCACAATGGACAGCAAGCAAGAGCTGGTTATTCTCAGAAAATTGGTTTCGAAGGTGGACAGATGCCTTTGCAAAGAAGATTACCGAAATTCGGTTTCAACAACATCAATAGAAAAGAGTATAGAGGAATTAATGTTGATACGCTTCAACTTTTAGCTGATAGCCAAAATATCACTGAAATTACTCAAGAGGTTTTAGTAGCAAATGGTTTAGCTAAGAAAAGCGAAATCGTGAAAATTATGGGTAGAGGAGAATTGAAAGCTGGTATTTCAGTTTCTGCACACAAATTCACTAAATCTGCAGAAGAAGCAATTGCTAAAGCTGGAGGTAAAGCAATTACTCTTTAA